In a genomic window of Kaistia algarum:
- a CDS encoding Crp/Fnr family transcriptional regulator, with the protein MHESSGYFGLIVGNLTYIVVGISWLLTNIMWLRIVAVIGLCLEITYMSQQPGGPVWTTMGWDTVFITINLVQLAILVRDRLSLRLTKEERVYLKPVLERLDKAQIARMLRTGGWKTFEPGEVLTREGESVRDLVLLCAGRAEVRVHDTLIAHISPGVFIGEIAFTTGRGATATVTISETSRVLALDQEKLRALCKHDQQIASAIYHLLGGGLADKMHASNERQHPAAEGAKAP; encoded by the coding sequence ATGCATGAGAGCAGTGGCTATTTCGGCCTGATCGTCGGCAACCTTACCTATATCGTGGTTGGCATCTCCTGGCTGCTAACGAATATTATGTGGCTTCGGATCGTCGCCGTGATCGGCCTCTGCCTGGAGATCACCTATATGTCGCAGCAGCCCGGCGGTCCCGTATGGACCACGATGGGCTGGGACACGGTCTTCATCACTATCAACCTGGTGCAACTGGCGATCCTCGTCCGCGACCGGCTGAGTCTTCGCCTCACCAAGGAGGAGAGGGTGTATCTGAAGCCGGTGCTGGAAAGGCTCGACAAGGCCCAGATCGCGCGGATGCTGCGCACCGGCGGCTGGAAGACCTTTGAGCCCGGTGAGGTGCTGACGCGCGAGGGCGAGTCCGTCCGCGACCTCGTTCTCCTTTGCGCTGGTCGCGCCGAGGTGCGGGTCCACGACACCTTGATCGCCCATATAAGCCCTGGCGTGTTCATCGGCGAGATCGCCTTCACCACGGGCCGCGGCGCGACAGCGACGGTTACGATCAGCGAAACCAGCCGCGTCCTGGCGCTCGACCAGGAGAAGCTGCGGGCGCTCTGCAAGCATGACCAGCAGATTGCGTCCGCGATCTATCATTTGCTGGGCGGTGGGCTCGCCGACAAGATGCATGCCTCCAACGAGCGGCAGCATCCGGCGGCAGAGGGAGCGAAGGCGCCCTGA